From Paraburkholderia sprentiae WSM5005:
GAATCGCTGGTGACGATCGCGTTCGATGGAATGCGCTTTGACAGCTCCCATACCGACAGCTGCGGATTGAGGCCGTCCTTCGCGGGTTCGTGCGCGCGTTTCTCGAGGGTTTTCCACCAGTCGGAGACCCAGCCTTCGATACGCTCGCGCCACAGACGATCCTTTTTCTCATCGATCAGCGGCAGCAGCGCGCGCAGCGTCTCGGCGCTATCGCCGACGAGGTTCACTTCCATCGGATAACGCAGGCTCAGCATGTCGGCCTTGATATCGATCTGCACGCCGCGCGCGTCGCCTTCCTTCGGCAGAAACTCCGAGTACGGGAAGCCCGAGCCGATCATCAGCAAGGTATCGCAATGGGTCATCATGTCGTAGCTCGGCTTCGTGCCGAGCAGGCCGATCGAGCCGGTCACCCACGGCAGATCGTCGGGCAGCACGGCCTTGCCGAGCAGCGCCTTCGCGACGCCGGCGCCGAGTTTCTCGGCGATGGCGATGACTTCGTCGGTCGCGTGCAGCGCGCCCGCGCCGACCAGGATCGCGACCTTGCGGCCCGCGTTCAGCACGTCGGCGGCCTGGCGCAATTGCTCGTCGCTCGGCACCACGCGCGGGCGCACGTAACCGATGCCTGAATGCAGCGTGCCATGCTTACGCCCCGGTGGCTCGTAGTCGATCTCCTGCAGATCGTTCGGCAGTATCAGCGCCGTGACCGCGCGCTCGGCCAGCGCGATACGCACCGCGCGATCGACCAGATGACGCACCTGCGCGGGCATCGTCGCAAAGCCGACGAACGAGCCGGCGACGTCCTTGAACATCGCCGGCAGGTCGAGCTCCTGCTGATAGTGTCCACCGATCGCCGCGCGCGCCTGCTGACCGGTGATCGCGAGCACCGGCATGTGATCCATGCGGGCGTCGTAGAGGCCCGTCAGCAGATGCGCAGCGCCGGGACCCGAGGTGGCGATGCACACGCCCAACTCGCCGGTGAACTTCGCATGCGCGGAGGCCATGAACGCGGCCATTTCTTCGTGACGGACCTGGATGAATTCGATCGGGCCCGGCTGATCGGTGCCCTTGCGGCGTTTTTTGGCTTCGGCTTGCGCGCGATTCAACGCGCCGAACACGCCGTTGATGCCGTCGCCCGGATAGCCGTAGATACGCCGCACGCCCCATGCATGCAGGCGCCCGATGATGAAGTCGCCGACGGTTTCAGCCATGATCCTCGCTCCTCGATAGCCAGTGGATGCCGCCGCGTGAGACGGGCGGTCGTCGTCCGTATCGGCGAGCAAGGGCTGTTCCTTGCGACTGGCTTGCTTAGCCGGTCTTGATCTCAGGCTGCGGCGCCTCCAGCGATTCGTGCCCGAAACGCTCGTATTGCGATATCACCTGCGCGCCGAACAGCAGCAGTGTCGCGAGCCATTCGAAGCTGAGCAGAATCACGATCGCCATCGTCAGCGAGCCGTAGACGACGCTGACCTGCGACAGCGTGGCGAAATACCAGACCAGCACGTGCCGCGTGATCTCCCACAACCCGCCGGCCACCACGCCACCGATCAGCGCGTGTTTGATCGACGGACGCCCGACCGGCATCACCAGATACACCGAGGTCAGCACGAAGATTTCGCCGGCGAGCCCGAACAGATACAGCACCACTCGCGAGAAGCCCTGCAACGACACATGCAGGCCGAACAGTTTGAGCCCTTCGGCGCCGATCGCGTCGAGCGCGCTCGACACGAACGTGACGATCAGCAGCCCCACGCCAAGAAACAGGATGTAGCAGTACGGCAGCAGCGCCGAGATCAGGAAGTGGCGCCGCTTCACGACGACGCGATGCACGAAGATCAGCGACATCGCGTTTTCGAGTACGGTGAACGCGAGCGAGCTGAAGAAGATCATCGTCAGCAGCAGCACCCAGCCGATCACCGCGCGATGCAGGAGGAAGTTCGACAGCTCACGCACGAGCGCGGCCGATTGCCCGGGCACGAGCCAGCGCAGCAGATGCGCGAGCGCGTCGAGCACCAGTTGCTGCGGCACCACGCGCGACAACACGATGACGATCAGGATCAGAAGCGGAACGATAGAGAGCAACGCGTAGTACGCGACCGCGCCCGCCAGCAGCAGCCCCTGGTTCGCGCGAAACGCCTTGAGCGTTTGCAGCAGGAAGCGGCCCGGATGCTTGACGACATTCAGCGCATGCTGGTCGAGCAGGATCGGCATGAGGCCTCGCGGTGCGCGCCGGGCACTGCCGGGTGGCAGCCGCTCTGTCGACACGCCTGTGTGCTTTATATACCGTTAGCAGAAACGAGGCCATGCATCGCGCGGCATGCAGTTTGCTTGGCCGCGTTCGGAGCATTGCGTTGCATGCCTGAGGACAGCCGATGGATCAGCCGCCGGGTCGGACCCACACCGCGCAGCAAGCCGACGATCTGGTGGTCGCGCGGCCGGAGGGACTGTATTGTCCGGCCGGCGACTTCTACATCGATCCGTGGCGGCCGGTCGAACGCGCGGTGATCACGCATGCGCATTCCGATCACGCGCGGGTCGGTCATCAGCACTATCTGGCGGCGCGCGCGGGCGCGAGCGTGCTGCGCTCGCGCCTGCCCGGCATCGCGCTGCACACGCTCGACTATGGCGAGCCGTTGACGATCGGCGCGGCGCGCGTGTCGCTGCATCCGGCCGGGCACGTGCTCGGCTCGGCGCAGGTGCGCATCGAATGCGCGGGCCGCGTGTGGGTCGCATCGGGTGACTACAAGCTCGAAGCCGATCCCACCTGCGCCGCGTTCGAACCGGTGCCCTGCGATACGTTCATCAGCGAATCGACGTTCGGTCTGCCGATCTATCGCTGGGACGCGCCGCAGAGCGTGTTCGATTCGATCGATTCATGGTGGCGTCACAACGCATCCGAAGGGCGCGCGTCGGTGCTGTTCTGCTATTCGTTCGGCAAGGCGCAACGCGTGCTCGCGAGCGTCGACGCGGCGATCGGACCGATCTTCTGCCACGGCGCGGTGGAGCCGCTCAATCGGGCGTATCGCGACGCGGGCGTACGTCTGCCGCCGATCGGCCTCGTCAGTGACATTGCCGCCAAAGAGAAGGCCGTATTCAAGCAGGCGCTGATCGTCGCGCCGCCGTCCGCGCAAAACAGCGCGTGGCTGAAGCGCTTTGGCGATTACAGCGATGCATTCGCGTCGGGCTGGATGCGTCTGCGCGGCGCGCGTCGCCGGCGCGGCGTGGATCGCGGCTTCGTGCTGTCCGATCACGCGGACTGGCCGGGTTTGCAAACGGCCATACGCGAGAGCGGCGCGGCGCGCGTGATCGTCACGCATGGCTCGATCGAACCGATGGTGCGCTGGCTCAACGAACAGGGCTTGCAAGCCAGTGCGTTCGAAACGCAATACGGCGACGATACCGTCGAAGCCGATGCAGCCGGCGCCGACGAAGCGCCGGCGACGAGCGAATCGTGACGGGCATCGTATGAAACGCTTCGCGGCCCTCTACACCGCGCTCGATGCCACCACGTCGACGCACGACAAGCTCGCGGCACTGACCAGTTATTTCTCGGTGGCCGAGCCCGAAGACGCCGCATGGGCGTCGTACTTCCTCGCCGGCGGCAAACCGCGGCAACTGGTGCCGACGCGTTTGCTGACCGAAATCGCGCGCGAGCGCGCCGGCTTGCCAGAGTGGCTCTTCGAGGAGTCGTATCACGCGGTGGGCGATCTGGCCGAAACCATCGCGCATATCCTGCCGCCCGCGCAGCGCAGCTCGGAGCTTGGCCTCACGCAATGGATCGAGCAGCGCATGCTGCCATTGCGCGGCCTGCCGCCCGACGAATTGCGCACGCGTTTGCTCAGTTACTGGGACGAACTCGATTGGGGCGGCCGTTTCCTGCTGACCAAGCTGATCGGTGGCGGCTTTCGCGTCGGCGTCGCGCGGCAACTGGTGGTGCGCGCGCTGGCCGAAGTGGCCGGCGTCGATCATAAGCGGATCGCGCAACGGATGGTCGGCTGGACCGATTCCCAACAGAAGCCTGACGCGGCACGTTATCTGCGTCTGATCGCGCCGCAGGCCGACGACGATACGCAAGTGCAAGCGCTTCAACACGATAGCGACCTCGGCCTGCCGTATCCCTTCTTCCTCGCGCATCCATTGCAGAGCGATCCGGCGACGCTCGGCGATCCGTCGCACTGGCTGATCGAATGGAAGTGGGACGGCATTCGCGCGCAACTCGTCAAACGTGGCGGCCGGGTATGGTTGTGGTCGCGCGGCGAGGATCTGATTACCGATCGTTTTCCTGAAGTCGCGGCTTTGGGCGAGTCCTTACCCGACGGCTACGTGATCGATGGCGAGATTCTCGCGTGGGAGCCTGGCGCGGCCGCGCCGTTGCCGTTCGCGCGGTTGCAACCGCGCATCGCTCGCAAGACGCTGACGCGCAAGATACTCGCGGATTCGCCCGCCGCGCTGCTCGCGTACGACCTGCTCGAAGCGAACGGACAGGACCTGCGCATGAGCCCGCTCGCTGAACGGCGCGCGCGGTTGGACGCGCTGGCCACTTCTCTTGATAGCACGCTCGCGCGCGGTCTGCTGCGCGTGTCGCCGCTCGTCAGTGGCGCGAACTGGAGCGCGCTCGCCGCATTGCGCGACGAGAGCCGCGCGCGGGGCGTCGAAGGATTGATGCTCAAGGAGCGCGAGTCGATGTATGGGGTGGGCCGCACCAAGGCATCGGGGACGTGGTGGAAATGGAAGATCGAGCCTTATGCGGTGGATGCGGTACTTGTGTACGCGCAGCGCGGTCATGGCCGTCGCGCGAGTCTTTACACGGACTACACCTTCGCGGTGTGGGACGAAGCCGACGGCGTGCGCACGCTGGTGCCGTTCGCGAAGGCCTATTCGGGGCTCACCGACGAAGAGATGCGCCGGGTCGATGCGATCGTGCGCAAGACCACCGTCGATAAATTCGGCCCCGTGCGCAGCGTGACGCCGACCCTCGTGTTCGAGATCGGCTTCGAAGGGATACAGGCCAGCTCGCGCCACAAGTCTGGCGTGGCCGTGCGTTTTCCGCGCATGCTGCGCTGGCGTACGGACAAACGTATCGACGACGCCGATACGCTCGCAATGCTGAAGGGCTTCATCGATGATCGTGCGGGATAACCCGCAGAGCGCAAACCCCTAACGTGTCGAGCATTATTTATCGGCGTCGTCGCTTATTCTTTGGTTAGGAGTGCATGACCGATCCGCGCCATCAAGAGCGCACGCGGCACGCATTACGTCATCCCCTCGATCCGTTGAAATACCAATACCTTTCGACGCCCCTGAACGAGGCGGACTGCACAAAGACAGAGCGCCGATCAAGATGGTGCGCCAAGCGCGCATCGCAAGCGCCGTTATCAAACGCCGCGATGAATGGGCGCGCCGACCCCCGAGCGGGAATCGCGAACACCCGGCCGTAGTCTGGCAGATGTAATGGATCGAATCTTGCGCGCGTGGCGCGAGTTGCCCTTTAGGGCGAATGGAAAAGGGCGAGAAAAGAATGACTGCGTTCAACGACAGCGTGGACAGCAGCGACGACGTGCTCGTATGGCGGCCGATTCGTTATGCGATGGCGGCGCATCGTCGCGTGCTGGTAGTCGACGATTACCGCGAAGCGGCCGACGCGCTGCAAATGCTATTGATGGCCGATGGCTTCGAATGCCGCGCGCTTGAAGATCCGTTTGCCGTGTGCGAGACCGCGCGCGAATGGCAGCCGTTTGCCGTGGTGCTCGACATCAAGATGCCGGGACTCGACGGGCTCGAACTCGCGCGCCGTCTGCGCGCGCATCCGCAGACGTCCCACATGTTGCTGGTTGCGTGTACCGCGCTTGCGTCGCGTGAGGATCGCGCACTCGCTAAGGCCGCCGGCTTCGATGCGCATTGCGCGAAACCGTTGACCCCCGAGCGCCTGCTGCGCGTGCTCGAACTGGCGGCGGCGTTGCATGCTGCGGGGCCGTCGTGAGAAAGCACGCTCGCCGCGCACGACCATCTGAATCACGCTGTTAGCGAAAACTTACTGACCGTACTGTCATTTCTGCACGGTCATCGCCAGAAAATCGCACTCGGCGCTCCGCGATTTTGCGTGTCATCCGTCTGTCATCTG
This genomic window contains:
- a CDS encoding thiamine pyrophosphate-requiring protein — protein: MAETVGDFIIGRLHAWGVRRIYGYPGDGINGVFGALNRAQAEAKKRRKGTDQPGPIEFIQVRHEEMAAFMASAHAKFTGELGVCIATSGPGAAHLLTGLYDARMDHMPVLAITGQQARAAIGGHYQQELDLPAMFKDVAGSFVGFATMPAQVRHLVDRAVRIALAERAVTALILPNDLQEIDYEPPGRKHGTLHSGIGYVRPRVVPSDEQLRQAADVLNAGRKVAILVGAGALHATDEVIAIAEKLGAGVAKALLGKAVLPDDLPWVTGSIGLLGTKPSYDMMTHCDTLLMIGSGFPYSEFLPKEGDARGVQIDIKADMLSLRYPMEVNLVGDSAETLRALLPLIDEKKDRLWRERIEGWVSDWWKTLEKRAHEPAKDGLNPQLSVWELSKRIPSNAIVTSDSGSVANWYARDLQVQRGMMCSLSGGLASMGAAVPYAIAAKFAYPERPVIALVGDGAMQMNNMAELITVAKYWQGWSDPRWICMVLNNGDLNQVTWEQRVMEGDPKFEASQNIPSVPYHRFAEMIGLKGIYVDNPDQMATAWDDALASNRPVVIEVKADPNVPPLPPHVTLAQAKAFAETLLKGDPDEGNVVVETAKQVLGAVLPGHHDKDK
- a CDS encoding YihY/virulence factor BrkB family protein, with protein sequence MPILLDQHALNVVKHPGRFLLQTLKAFRANQGLLLAGAVAYYALLSIVPLLILIVIVLSRVVPQQLVLDALAHLLRWLVPGQSAALVRELSNFLLHRAVIGWVLLLTMIFFSSLAFTVLENAMSLIFVHRVVVKRRHFLISALLPYCYILFLGVGLLIVTFVSSALDAIGAEGLKLFGLHVSLQGFSRVVLYLFGLAGEIFVLTSVYLVMPVGRPSIKHALIGGVVAGGLWEITRHVLVWYFATLSQVSVVYGSLTMAIVILLSFEWLATLLLFGAQVISQYERFGHESLEAPQPEIKTG
- a CDS encoding ligase-associated DNA damage response exonuclease, translating into MDQPPGRTHTAQQADDLVVARPEGLYCPAGDFYIDPWRPVERAVITHAHSDHARVGHQHYLAARAGASVLRSRLPGIALHTLDYGEPLTIGAARVSLHPAGHVLGSAQVRIECAGRVWVASGDYKLEADPTCAAFEPVPCDTFISESTFGLPIYRWDAPQSVFDSIDSWWRHNASEGRASVLFCYSFGKAQRVLASVDAAIGPIFCHGAVEPLNRAYRDAGVRLPPIGLVSDIAAKEKAVFKQALIVAPPSAQNSAWLKRFGDYSDAFASGWMRLRGARRRRGVDRGFVLSDHADWPGLQTAIRESGAARVIVTHGSIEPMVRWLNEQGLQASAFETQYGDDTVEADAAGADEAPATSES
- a CDS encoding ATP-dependent DNA ligase; amino-acid sequence: MKRFAALYTALDATTSTHDKLAALTSYFSVAEPEDAAWASYFLAGGKPRQLVPTRLLTEIARERAGLPEWLFEESYHAVGDLAETIAHILPPAQRSSELGLTQWIEQRMLPLRGLPPDELRTRLLSYWDELDWGGRFLLTKLIGGGFRVGVARQLVVRALAEVAGVDHKRIAQRMVGWTDSQQKPDAARYLRLIAPQADDDTQVQALQHDSDLGLPYPFFLAHPLQSDPATLGDPSHWLIEWKWDGIRAQLVKRGGRVWLWSRGEDLITDRFPEVAALGESLPDGYVIDGEILAWEPGAAAPLPFARLQPRIARKTLTRKILADSPAALLAYDLLEANGQDLRMSPLAERRARLDALATSLDSTLARGLLRVSPLVSGANWSALAALRDESRARGVEGLMLKERESMYGVGRTKASGTWWKWKIEPYAVDAVLVYAQRGHGRRASLYTDYTFAVWDEADGVRTLVPFAKAYSGLTDEEMRRVDAIVRKTTVDKFGPVRSVTPTLVFEIGFEGIQASSRHKSGVAVRFPRMLRWRTDKRIDDADTLAMLKGFIDDRAG
- a CDS encoding response regulator, which translates into the protein MTAFNDSVDSSDDVLVWRPIRYAMAAHRRVLVVDDYREAADALQMLLMADGFECRALEDPFAVCETAREWQPFAVVLDIKMPGLDGLELARRLRAHPQTSHMLLVACTALASREDRALAKAAGFDAHCAKPLTPERLLRVLELAAALHAAGPS